From the Rhizobium sp. SL42 genome, the window TGGTATCGTTGTCGGCGGGATGGCGATTATAGCGATTCAGGTTGCCGCACCTGTTATCAGGCGGTTCGGGTAGAGCCGGTGATGGCTGTTTGTTGATTGTCGCAGGATTTGACCCCCAATTGATTGCAACGAATTTGGTGGGTGAACGCGAAAACGAAAAAATAGGGCAAATTCTGCTGATATTCGACAGTCAGCACTTTTAGACTAGCGACGTCGACCTAGACACGCTCTCCGGCAGATCTAATTTTGATCTGCCGCCGGCATCACCGACCGTTTTGCTCGAATGAGTTAGCGTAGAGCGTCTCGATCTGCTTGACCTCGGTATCGTCTAGAGCGGCAAACTCCTTTGTGCGCGCCCTCTGTGAGAGACGGCCGCTATTCTGGTTGAGAAACTTGTGCAGCAATTCGGCTTGGGCCATGGGCATGTCGATGATCTCCTGAAGCTCGGCGGCGAAGAGATCAAAAGCTTGCAGGAAGCGAACTTCTTGCGGCAGGTCGTGATTCACAGTCTGTTCGACGCATTCGTAGAGAAAGGCCGCATGTGCCGTGGCATCGAAGTATCGGTAGAATGGCGCGGTGTCGTTCAGGACCTCAACGTTGCCAGCAGCCGTCGGACGCCATTCGATGAAGGGCAGGAGAGGCGCCGACCACGATTCCAGCACGGCTCTGTAACGTTCGATGTTCCGCAGAATGACTGCGCTGACGGGGAAAACGAGACCTGGTGGGCTGTAGGATGCGGCGGCAAGCGCGTGGTGGATTAACCAGCGGTGTAGACGGCCATTCCCATCCACATACGGGTGGATGTAAACAAACCCAAATGCCAGGCAGGCTGCGGCCACCACCGGATCCATCGTTCCCCGCGTCGCGCGCTCGGAAAATGCAATCAGTCCGCCGACCAGGCTATCAAGATCCTCGTGTCGGGCGCTCACGTGATCGGGAATGGGCAAGTTGGTATCGCGGTCATGGACGCCGACGAATCCACCCTCATCACGAAGACCGAGGCGCACGAAGCGGGCGTCACCGATGACGATCCGCTGAAGACGGTCAAGCTCTTCGAGACTGAGCGGTCGGACACCCGCCTGCGATATGGCCTGGCCCCAACGCGCCGCTCTTGGGCCGGACGGTTGTTCCCCTTCTATGGCGAATGAGGATTTTGAGTCGTTGAGCAGGATAAATGCAGCAGCGCGCGCGACCAGGTCCGGACGAACGCGTCCCATCGCCTCGCGCGCCCGCGCCCCAAGTGCCTGTTGCGAGAATGCGGCGAGGTTTGCTGTTTTCCGCACTAGCGGGCAAAATGCAGGTGTGCCGGGAAGGTTATTCAATACCTTGTGTCGAGGTGACGGATCACCCTCGGTGAGACCATATTGCTGGTCCCGGTCGATGACCGGCACCATTCTCACTTTGCCAGGATCGGGAAGATTGAGCCGCCGGCTTGTCAGCCATTCGTACAGGAACCAGAGGCGGCGGGCAAAGGCACCGGTCGGGGTCAGGCGTATGATGGCCTCGATCTCTTCAGGGGCAACGGTTTTGAAGAGAGCGGACAAGACCTGAAGGTCAATGCCTTCGTATCTGAAAGCGAAAACCAGATGTGAGCCAAGCGCCGGTTCCGGGCGATAGCGCGGCGTTTGCATCAGCCACGCCTCTGTTGAGACCGGGTGGTGCCGTTCCGCAATCGCTGCCATTCGGGATGGTGCGGGCATGATCAAGTCGAAGGCCGCGATGATAGCAGCATAACCCGCCGGTTCGCCTCGCTCAGGCAAGGGTCGCCCGTGAAAGTCATTCACGCTCTGCGTAGGCCATTCACCCATCTGTTGTCCCGCGAAACTGGATCACTTGGCCCAGACCCTTTGGTGAGAATCCATCACCATCAGCGAAAACCTATCACCTGTTGCACATTTTGTGAATTATATTCACGGAGGTAGGCGGGGGTGCTCCATGAGGGGCCTCGTGATGCCATCGACCTGAGCCTCAACCTCTCGCAGTCACCTCTCAGTTTCCGATTTTGTGTCGAAGGACTTGCAACGAGGCTTCATACCGCGCCGACGCACCTCAGCTTGCCGCAAGCTCACCCACAGCGCGGGCCCAAAATGGTCTCAACTTGGTTGTTTGGAAATTCGGATTGAGATCCCACACGGTTTCGCCGGCAAGATGGTCCCGCCGATCGTTGAAGAAGGCGATCCATTCCTGGGCATGCGGACTGGTCTCATCCGGCGGCCAGTAGCCTGGCAAGCTGTATCCCCGCCTCCCAGCTTTCACCGTCTGGACGCCCAGAGCTTGCATCGAGGGGAGATCACTGCGCTGCAGCCAATTGCGCCATTGCTCGACCTGGTCCGACTTCGTTTCGGCGACGAAAACGAGCGGGACGGCTCGCCGCGTCTCGACGCGCGGCGGGGCGTCCTCGCGCGGGTTAGGTTTATATATTATTTCTTTCTCTATGTTTGGTGGACATATTTGTCCCCCTTCGCTGGACAGATCTGACCGCCTTCCCGGACGATTTTGACCGCCTTTGTCTGGATAAAGGGTGACAATTTTGTCCGTCTTTTCACGTGCCTGCGATGCGCGTAGAGTCGATGACGCTGAGGGACGATATTCCGTGTTGTGCCCGACGCCGTTTCCGCGCTCGACCTCGAACCATCCGCTTAACTCAAGTTCCCGGACGGCGCGCTGAATGGTCTTGACGCTCTTGCCGGTCGCGTCGGCAATCGTTTGATAGGACGGCCACGCCTTCTCGGTGTGGCCGTTCAAATGCGTGGTGACGATGTAGAGCGCCACGGATCGCGCATTGTCGCTTAGATCCTTGTCGCAGCTGAGCTGCTGAAGCCATTGAAGCTTTACATCCCGAAATGGTCTCGTGCGGCTCATGCGTACCTCCCGTCACCTGCAAGGTGATGGGCGTTCGCCTGCCGGCACGCGGGCCGAGCCTTGCCAACCGCTCCTTGGCCCGTTACGGAGAAGGGATCGCGGATCTCGTGAAATAGGTTTGACGTTTCTGACCTAAGTCCTTGAAATTCAATCGGACGTTTGACGCCGCTTTCGAGGTAAACTACCAAATTCGCGACAACAAAATTGGATTGAAAATCCGCGTGTCGGTGGTTCAAATCCGCCTCCGGGCACCATTTTTCTTCAGCAAGATACATGTTTTTGCGGTGCCGGCGCTCATTGCGTTTGTCGGCGTGGGATGCGCCCGGGTGCATTCCGGGTGTCATTTTTGGTGTCAATCGCCATGCGGCAAAGCCTTCGGGCTGTGTTGGCCAGAGTTGAAGGAGCCTCTTCTCCCTTCCTGGTAGCCGCAGTCGGACGCTGGCTGACTGAGGCTTCTTTCTGGCTATCGAGCAACCTGCCTCACGGATCCTCTTCTGCCGGAGCCTGCGTCCTGGGTGATGCCCGGAATGGGTGTTCGGCTGGACCATTCAACTTCTGGCTATTTTCAGAAAATTAACGGTGATACGGCAAAGATAAGGACTTCCTAAATCATAAATCGTGGATAGACCGTGAAGAATCTCAAAGTTTCCCGAAAGCTGCTGGTGGCGTTTTCACTCATTCTCGTGATCGTTGCCGTATTCTGTGCCGTTGCCATGAACTCGCTTCAGCAAATCAGGACGGCGAACGCGGAAAATAGCGAGACGCAGAACGTTCTGAAGACGTCGGGAGAAATCCTTGCGACCCTCGTGGAGCATCAGAACGCAATGCGCGGATACGTCGCCAGCCTCAACGACGAATTCCACGGCCGGATGGCCAAATATGCAGATGCGGTGCCGCCCCTCGTCCAGGGGCTTGAAGGACTGCTTTCGCCAGAGAGGGCCGCCTTGTCTGTTCCGCCACTTCGCGCGGCCATAGCAACATTCAACAGCGAGGTCGCGGCGGCCGTTGCCGACGCGAAGGATCCGGCGAAACTTGAAGGGACCCGGTCGACAATCGCCAAGACGGCACGATTGACCAAGATTCGTGAGATTCTGACCGCGCTGAACGAGAGTGAACTTAAGTCGGCCGAGGCCCGAAACGCCGAGCTCGAGAACGCCTTCAACACCGCTGTCGCCACCCTTGTTGTCGGCGGGATACTCACCGGTGTTGTTGCGATTGTGATGGGTATCGTTCTGGCCCGCGGCCTCGGCAAGCCAATCGTGGCAATGACGGATATCATGCGCAGACTTGCCGCGGGCGATACCGGTGTCGTACTGGCCGAAGCTGGACGCAAGGACGAAATCGGCGCCATGGCCACGGCCGTCGAGGTCTTTAGAAACAACGCCGTCACGAACCTTCGCCTCGAATCGGAGGCAAGCCACCAGCGAGATCTGTCTGATGGAGAGAGAGCGAAACGTGCCGAGGAAGACCGGAAAAGAACAGAAGCGATGGCCGATGCCACGTCTGGTTTGGCCGGTGGCCTTTCACAGCTGGCAAGCGGCAATCTCACCATCGAGCTTTCCACGCCCTTCGCTCCGGAGTTCGAGAACCTTCGCATAGATTTCAATCGTGCCGTCAAGCAGCTCGCTGAAACTCTTGCAGCCGTGTCCCAGTCGACGGATTCGATTGACGACGGTAGTCGGGAGATCAGCAACAGCACGAATGATCTGTCAAAGAGAACCGAGCAGCAGGCCGCTTCCCTGGAAGAAACCGCCGCGGCACTCGATCAGATTACAGTCAATGTCATCAACGCTTCCAAACGGGCGGAAGAGGCACGTACAGCCGCAGCCGACTGCACGGCAAGCGCGGAACGCTCCGGCAATGTGGTGGCCAATGCGGTTGGCGCGATGGGCCGTATCGAACAGTCCTCGAGCCAGATCGCAAACATCATCGGCGTCATTGACGAGATAGCATTCCAGACAAACCTGCTCGCCTTGAATGCCGGCGTCGAGGCTGCCCGC encodes:
- a CDS encoding helix-turn-helix domain-containing protein, with the translated sequence MSRTRPFRDVKLQWLQQLSCDKDLSDNARSVALYIVTTHLNGHTEKAWPSYQTIADATGKSVKTIQRAVRELELSGWFEVERGNGVGHNTEYRPSASSTLRASQAREKTDKIVTLYPDKGGQNRPGRRSDLSSEGGQICPPNIEKEIIYKPNPREDAPPRVETRRAVPLVFVAETKSDQVEQWRNWLQRSDLPSMQALGVQTVKAGRRGYSLPGYWPPDETSPHAQEWIAFFNDRRDHLAGETVWDLNPNFQTTKLRPFWARAVGELAAS
- a CDS encoding methyl-accepting chemotaxis protein, which codes for MKNLKVSRKLLVAFSLILVIVAVFCAVAMNSLQQIRTANAENSETQNVLKTSGEILATLVEHQNAMRGYVASLNDEFHGRMAKYADAVPPLVQGLEGLLSPERAALSVPPLRAAIATFNSEVAAAVADAKDPAKLEGTRSTIAKTARLTKIREILTALNESELKSAEARNAELENAFNTAVATLVVGGILTGVVAIVMGIVLARGLGKPIVAMTDIMRRLAAGDTGVVLAEAGRKDEIGAMATAVEVFRNNAVTNLRLESEASHQRDLSDGERAKRAEEDRKRTEAMADATSGLAGGLSQLASGNLTIELSTPFAPEFENLRIDFNRAVKQLAETLAAVSQSTDSIDDGSREISNSTNDLSKRTEQQAASLEETAAALDQITVNVINASKRAEEARTAAADCTASAERSGNVVANAVGAMGRIEQSSSQIANIIGVIDEIAFQTNLLALNAGVEAARAGEAGKGFAVVAQEVRELAQRSAQAAKEIKSLIRTSTEEVANGVKLVSETGDALKTIESFIVNVNQHMNAIATSAREQSVGLGEVNTAVNQMDQVTQQNAAMVEETSAASATLSSETARLRQLISRFDLGAASSTRRLYERASSSRPQSDHGARVANPEIVATKQKKTVVVLAHGNNALKNDDWEEF
- a CDS encoding Fic family protein — its product is MGEWPTQSVNDFHGRPLPERGEPAGYAAIIAAFDLIMPAPSRMAAIAERHHPVSTEAWLMQTPRYRPEPALGSHLVFAFRYEGIDLQVLSALFKTVAPEEIEAIIRLTPTGAFARRLWFLYEWLTSRRLNLPDPGKVRMVPVIDRDQQYGLTEGDPSPRHKVLNNLPGTPAFCPLVRKTANLAAFSQQALGARAREAMGRVRPDLVARAAAFILLNDSKSSFAIEGEQPSGPRAARWGQAISQAGVRPLSLEELDRLQRIVIGDARFVRLGLRDEGGFVGVHDRDTNLPIPDHVSARHEDLDSLVGGLIAFSERATRGTMDPVVAAACLAFGFVYIHPYVDGNGRLHRWLIHHALAAASYSPPGLVFPVSAVILRNIERYRAVLESWSAPLLPFIEWRPTAAGNVEVLNDTAPFYRYFDATAHAAFLYECVEQTVNHDLPQEVRFLQAFDLFAAELQEIIDMPMAQAELLHKFLNQNSGRLSQRARTKEFAALDDTEVKQIETLYANSFEQNGR